The following proteins come from a genomic window of Actinopolyspora saharensis:
- a CDS encoding glycoside hydrolase family 43 protein, whose product MAKNPLTSRYRHALSRVALTSLLALSSTLITPAAASAEAGAAAPVHQRQAPGSTVVNAPPGHSGHSGPLARKVTEAAEALVVHHADDVRGNITLPTSGLHGTQVSWKSNKEKVVTPTGEVNRPEHGAEPASVKLTATVRLGRAKTKRRFDLTVRPLPEQKPKEGYLFSYFTGEGYSNGEQVYFAASQGNDALHWDELNGGEPVLTSTKGEQGVRDPFIIRSPQGDKFYLIATDLKIHGDGNWDEVQRHGSKHIEVWESTDLVHWSEQRHVRVAPDNAGNVWAPEAYYDESIGAYVVFWASKLYAADDPEHEADTYNRMMYATTRDFHTFSEPKVWKDPGHSVIDSTVVQEDGTYYRFTKDERSNSPDAPCGKYIVEEKSQQLRSQNYELVAECIGKGEGPDSGISRGEGPTVFASNTTDKWYMFIDEFGGRGYVPFETTDLESGEWRLAENYDLPDRPRHGTVLPVTKEELQRLRTNM is encoded by the coding sequence ATGGCGAAGAACCCCTTGACCAGCAGATATCGACATGCGCTTTCGCGCGTCGCGCTGACCTCGCTGCTGGCGCTGAGCAGCACACTGATCACCCCGGCCGCCGCATCCGCCGAGGCCGGCGCGGCAGCACCGGTCCACCAGCGACAAGCACCCGGTAGCACGGTGGTGAACGCACCCCCGGGCCACAGCGGACACTCCGGTCCACTGGCGCGGAAGGTCACCGAAGCGGCCGAAGCGCTCGTGGTGCACCACGCCGACGACGTGCGGGGCAACATCACGCTGCCGACGAGCGGTCTGCACGGCACGCAGGTGTCCTGGAAGTCGAACAAGGAGAAGGTGGTCACCCCGACCGGCGAGGTGAACCGCCCCGAGCACGGTGCCGAGCCTGCCTCGGTGAAACTCACGGCGACCGTGCGGCTGGGGAGAGCGAAAACCAAGCGCAGGTTCGACCTGACAGTGCGGCCGCTGCCGGAGCAAAAACCGAAGGAGGGATATCTGTTCTCCTACTTCACCGGAGAGGGATATTCGAACGGTGAGCAGGTGTACTTCGCCGCCAGCCAGGGCAACGACGCGCTGCACTGGGACGAGCTCAACGGCGGCGAGCCCGTGCTGACCTCGACCAAGGGCGAGCAGGGCGTGCGGGACCCGTTCATCATCCGCTCCCCGCAGGGCGACAAGTTCTACCTCATCGCCACCGACCTGAAAATCCACGGCGACGGGAACTGGGACGAGGTCCAGCGGCACGGCAGCAAGCACATCGAGGTGTGGGAATCCACCGACCTGGTGCACTGGTCCGAGCAGCGCCACGTCCGGGTGGCCCCGGACAACGCGGGCAACGTGTGGGCCCCGGAGGCCTACTACGACGAGTCCATCGGGGCCTACGTCGTCTTCTGGGCGTCCAAACTGTACGCAGCGGACGATCCGGAGCACGAGGCCGACACCTACAACCGGATGATGTATGCCACCACCCGGGACTTTCACACCTTCAGCGAACCCAAGGTCTGGAAGGATCCCGGACACTCGGTGATCGACTCCACCGTCGTGCAGGAGGACGGCACCTACTACCGGTTCACCAAGGACGAGCGCAGCAATTCCCCCGACGCGCCGTGCGGCAAGTACATCGTCGAGGAGAAGTCCCAGCAGCTGCGCAGCCAGAACTACGAACTCGTCGCGGAGTGCATCGGCAAGGGCGAGGGTCCGGACTCGGGGATCAGCCGCGGTGAGGGGCCGACGGTGTTCGCGTCGAACACCACCGACAAGTGGTACATGTTCATCGACGAGTTCGGCGGTCGTGGCTACGTCCCCTTCGAGACCACCGACCTGGAATCGGGGGAGTGGCGCCTCGCCGAGAACTACGACCTGCCGGACAGGCCACGACACGGCACGGTCCTGCCGGTCACGAAGGAGGAACTGCAGCGGCTGCGGACGAACATGTAG